The genomic region GTGATGGAGCTAAGTGGCATATTGACCCCTTTTTTACCATTCTTTTGCCCATTGTAGTACCATAAAGAGATGTATTTAGTTAGGTCGTAAGTTTATATCAACTGAAAGCTTTCATTATCAGCGAGAGAAACGTTCCTTTTTTGTGCATGCTTTATACGTGCTCGTCCAAGGGCACTCTTGCATATTAATGCTTTGACTATTTTCTTTGGTTTCCAATCTTTCTTTGGCAATGCCCCGAAACTGCGAATGAACTCGGTCAGATTCGTGGTTCGCAGAGTGATTTACAGAACCACCTGGTGTCTGGTGTTGTGATGGAGACCTTTGGATTGGTAGTTATTACAGTTCTGATTCTGAAATTGACGTGTTCCATACTTCATGCCTACTGCTAAAGATCAGCCTTGCATAACTCATGATGCTTAGATAGTGGAAGAAGCTATTGCTCGTTATTCTATATTATGGTATCATAAGATGAGCCATAGTTGACTGTTGTGGCAAATGAGCTTGTTGACCAAGGCAAAGAAACTGGCAATGCAGTCTTGCATAAAGGGACGGTCTTTAGCTGGAACGACTTGCTTCCCAAGACATGGTTAGACACACTTATTAGGGTGCGTTTGGTTATGTTGTCTGCTGAAAAAAAACTGTTTTTTGCTGTCTGCTGTGAAAAAACTGATGTTAGTTGTGTGCTTAAAAAAACTGAAAGTCAATTCATTGAAACTGTTATGAGTTATATACTATAAACAAATTATATATTGTTTATATGCACTTTGTTTAATTATATATTTAATTAATATTTCCAATTAATTATTTTAAATCCTATTTTGTTTTTCTATTTGTTGTATCTATTTGTTTAATTATCTAGTTTTGTTTACTAGAACATCATACACAAAGACAACACTCATATCATGCACGAACCTAAGTATAAAAGGTCTTGTGTAAGAGCAACTTCATGGGATCTTCTTTCCTTGGCTAGTTTGGGAGTCCAAATACCGGAGAAGGTTGTAGGGGTTAAAATCATtttcttattcaaaattgaataaggagGGGATTTTGGTCCCTCCAATTTTCTTCGGTTCTGTGGCTTCCAAATTAATCCTAAAGGTTTGTTTGAGAGAAATGGGATGAGAGGGGATTGAAGGGGCTATAATTTCTTactattcaaaattaaatagTAAGAAATTCTAACCCCTCAATTCTCTTGTTACTAAATAAACCCTAAAAGATAGTATAGGAGATTACGAAAACGCAATAACTCCACTAGATGCTTTTTCTCTTAAAAAGATAGTATAGAAGGTTGACGAAACTCAAATTTTTATATTAGGGAAGAGTTTCTGcaccaaattaaaaaaaaactttCATGTGGAACCATATGTCGGTTACATGATTACATCTCTCCTCTCTTCTCTTTCCTTCTATCGTGTGCTCACGTGTTAGTGACGGAAGGGGATTGAGAACAGCATTTGACACTTCCTTTTTCTTCGAGGGGTTGAATAGAGTTTGATGAATTAAGAAAAAAAATATGGTTAAGAGAGTCTCTTGGAGTAATTGATTTCCATCTCATTATAAACAACTCTTAAAGCAAAAGGATTATTTTTTTCAATCTGATGAAGTTGCTTTAGAGCCTCTTTAGATCTATTAGCACTAAAAATTAGCATATAAAATTAATGCCAGTAGATTTACTAATTGTTAGCTGGCGGGCCAGTTCCATTAACTGGTTTAGAATGGTTAATAGATATAAATATATAATTTACTATCCAACCACTTATTAGTAGGTGAAATCAAACAACCTTTTACTAGCTATTAACAGCATGTTTACTTGATTTTAATTCGTACCGACTTATACTATTTTTATAGTGTTTTTATCTCTATAAATTGCAGCTGGAGCAATCCAAACAGCCGGCTTTAATCCGAAACGAACAATCTAAACTTACTAATTTTTAATACTAACAAAAACAAACATACCTTTAGTATGTAACATGAGAATTGGTGAACGCTAGCAAGCATCGAGTCTAGGATCCCAATCCTGATGGGCTACATCTGCCGACATCCAGTTTTCAACACATGCGAATTGAATGGTTAGCTCGATGTCAACCAGAAATACATTAAGAACCTAATATCTTTCAAAACATTTTTTCTGAATATTTACCTTTCAAAACATTAATAATAACATAAAATAGGTATGCCTGCACCTGCAGTGGCACAGATACAAACACGCTGCCCTCCACGTCACTCCTTATTAGGAATGACAATCGGGTGGGTAGTACGCGGATATATAGTTCGCGAATCCATACCCGCGAGACAAAACTCAACTCATACATGTATCCATAATCGTACTCGCGGATACCAAATTCTACCGTACCCATATTCAATGAATAATTATCCACGGTTATTTATTGCCATGTTGCTGCCGTCGTGTCCGGTGTCCCTCGAGCGAGCTACAAAAGCACCCACACGCCCCCGGCCATTCTCAATCGGGAAAGCGTCGAAAACCCAAATCCAAACGTCGCCGCAAACCGCGCGATCCCCAGGCCCAAAGCGCCGCCGTTCATGAGCTTCCTCGCCGGCCGCCTCGCCGCCAAGGAGGGCGCGTACTTCCTCCAGGAGTCAAAGACTGCCGTCGGCCGCCTCGCGGAGAAGCTCCCGCCCTCCGCTTCGGCGCCCGGGGGTGCGTCGGCGCAGCCCTCCCCCGACGTGCTACCGGAGATCCTCCGCCACTCCGTGCCCATCAAGGGGACGCCGCCCCCGGCCGAAGCCTCCCTCTCCGCGTCCTCCCGCTGGGCCCTCCCGCCGGGCGGCGGCGAGGCTGCGGGCTTGCACCCCGACGCGCTCAACCCGCTCCGCTCCTACGTCTCGCTGCCGCAGGCCACCTTCGGCCCCAAAAGGTAAGCCGTACGCCCTTCCCGCTCATGCTTTTTCCGGATTTTGAAATTCGTCGTTCGGAGTAGTTTCTAGTTTGTATCCGATTGTCCATGCTTCATGCTTGGAGCTGGATACATGCGTAAACAGTTCGTTATCTGAGGTGTTGTGAAGACTGAAGAGGCTAGATACGGATTCAAGTAATTAGGAGTAAAAAAATGACTTCTGGAGTAAAAGTATGCACAATGTAGTGTAAACAGGCTTGCAATAGGTGATGGATTTGCTTTCGTGTGGAAATTATTTTCAAATTGATTTGTACTACCCGACGCACCTATTTATATGCTATCTATGGACCAGTAGATTATATAATTCGATATATTGGTTATATGTCTAACATGTGTTTTAACAGCGGAAAACTACAGTTGCGTGAATTTGCAATATTCGAAGGAAGTTAGCTAGTACTCCCTCAGTCCCAAAATATAAGTCATTCCAAGATTTTTGGAGAGTTAAAGTTTTTAAAGTTTGACTAAAAGTATAGCGAGACTCATAAAGATTTATGACACATAATAGATAATAGATATACTATGAAAATATATTTAATGGAGAATCTAATGATATACATTTGATATCATAAATGTTAATACTTCATTGTATAAATTTGGTCAAACTTGAAAAAACTTTGACTCTCCAAGAATTTTGGAATGACTTATATTTtaggacggagggagtattaaGTATTAACGTTGATTAAAACAGCTATTATTCATTAAGGGCACATGTCTCTGTTAGAAAAAGCATTTGCATTTGTTAGTTTGGTACAGCTATATGGATTTAAAGTACTTCAAATTGTATCTGAATTTAAAACTTGAAACTTTTTTTTAGAAATAAAATCTCGACCATGGAAAGAAGACATCTTGGTTGCTTGTGTCTTGAATCTTGAGGGAGGGAATACTGAACCCTGGCTAGCTGGAAAACTTGCTGGAACCTGTCCTCAGAAGTCAGAACCGTTTTTTGGCCCTTTTTTCTAAAGTTTTTTTTTACAAATACACCATTTCGGTTTCATTTTAGAAAATGGATCCTCAACTCAGCGTTGTCATCATTGACGCCGAGGTTACACGTTTCGGCGTCAATTTAATTAGCGCCGAGATCTCGGGTCCACGCGTTTAGATGGCGCCCACGTGGCAGCAACCTCAGCGCCAAGATCCATGGCACTGAGGCCTAGCTACCTGTCGTTGCTTCAGAAAGGATGTTGGTACACCAAATACACAATGGACTATGGGTTTTGATGTATTTACACGCGAGGGGCTCCTTTGCCGTAATGTCCCGCCGCTGCCAGGCGGGGCCAAGCCACGGCTAGGCCCATACGTCAGCCGGCCCACGGCGGCTACGTTCGGGGACGTTACGGCAGAGGATCCTGCTGCGTACTTACACATGCATGGGTTGGGCTCCTAGAGTCAATAAATGTTTGAAGCATCTATTGTTGAAGTGCTCATGGTGCGCGTAGGCGCAGCAACAGCTTTTCATAGTAGCGGATCCGACTGGTGGCGATGCTACGAGGTGCAGGAGACGCATCATGACGTGGTGCACTACTCTGCTCTGCTCCTCAGACGATGGGACGACCTCGACATGACCCCTAATCGGGCATCCTTCCTGAAGCAGCGGCAGGTAGCCAGGCCTCGGCGCCACGAATCTTGGCACCAAGGTCGGCGCCGAGATTCATGGCATCGAGGTCGCTACCACGTGGGCGCCACCTAAGCGTGCGGATTCGAAACCTTGGCGCCAATTAAATTGGCGCTGAGACGTGTAGcctcggcgccaatgatgatggcgccgagctaagggtccattTCCTGAAATGAAACCGAAAAGGACGTATTTGTGAAAAACTTTCACATAAAGGGCCAAAATAAAAAATAGGGTCCTCAGGAAGGTAACCAACTACCCATGCAACCTATAAATGCCCTGATTTGAGCCTAGGTTTGTAGCCTCTCTGCTCTTCTGACTGAGCTATCACTTGTTTCTTCACGTGATTATAACTTTAAAGTGCACCATAGTTCATTATTGTCTGGTGTATCAATTGAGTTGTTATCTTTCAAGCAAGAAACCAAACACACTGTTACACTCCTATATCCAtctttataatcatgaatttgagGGGTAATGCTCTTCTATTAGTTGTGTTCTCCTACACTTGTCTGCTTATAAATTCATAAGTGAGGAAATGCAAAGTATTTATAACTCAGATATAAATGGTGATTGAGGCTCATCTAAATCATGGGATATTACACAGATGCATATTGATAAAAATATGTGAATGAATCATATAACAGCTGAAGGTTATATGCTAACTCGTGGGGACTCTTATTTGTTACCATGTGTTTCAACATTTTGGGTCTGCAAAGAAAAATATTTACTGGTGTACTTGTGCTTCCAAATTGACACATGCGGATTTCTTATGCTCATGCATCCTATGACATGTTTGTGGTTTCAACTTAATAATGTCTTTTCACTTGCTTTTCTTTGTTCGCTGTCTAGATGGCAGCTTCCGAACGAACAACCTAACTACTTGGCGTCAACAGCAAATGAAAGGCGGCGAGATCGGGCCCCACCTCCCTTGGACCCTGAGAATTTGAAAGCCGTAATTGCTGGTTACTCACAGAGTATATTTTCTTGCCTCAAAGTTTTGAGTTCAAGTGTTCTTGAATATCTTCTATCCTCATTTTTTTATTGTAACAGTTGGGAAGGCATTCATTACTGCAACTTTTATGGTGTTTGGAGGAGCAACAGCTGTGCTGTTGTACACAGCAGATAAGCTACAGTTGCATTCAGTAAGTCTCGTAATCTGAACAACATATCTGACGGATTGTAGGACCTTTTAACCAAAAGAAGAGTACAGTGTACCAGAATTTAAATAATAATGCTAAGCTTGGGAGCCACTAGCACTGGATCTGTCCTTTTTTTAAGCTTGTGCCTAGAGGGTAGAGCATGCTCTTCATTTGCTTTGTTTAAACTCAATGACTTGTGTTAGGCTTTTGTCATTGTTATCTTTTGATGCCTTAGTTGATTCATTTGTATTTCAGTCTTCTTGAATGCTGCTCTCTTCATTTGAAAATTGCTGATTTGTATGGTCCTCAACTATCACTCTAAACTATTCTACAAACTCTCATTGTCATTGCACAGGGGTGAGAAAAACGAGTCCTAGCATTCTTTAGTGATCCATAATCATGCAGGGTTGATGTGGATTGTGGAACGTATTTGATATTTAATCCTTTAAGTAACAATGTAACATCCTCCCTGCCACTCTGAATGACAATAGGGTATAGGAGCATTGCAGCCCTTGGTAGACTATGTTCTGTTTCCCACTCAACGATGGAAagtgaatttaagttttaaagataAGGTCTAGGCTACCTGCGGAACTGCAAAGTTATGTTGACAATAGGGTATAGGAGCATTGCAGCCCTTGGTAAACTATGTTATGTTTCCCACTCAACGATGGAAagtgaatttaagttttaaaaatAAGGTCTAGGCTACCTGCGGAATTGCAAAGTTATGTGCCACCAATAGGGCCCTAGCTAACAAATTCATGTTGGAAATAATTTGCGTAGAAGTCTATTGTTGAAATAAGTTGTTGGTATATTTATGTAATAAAACATTGGACAGTAGCCTTGAGGCTATCAAGGGATTCTTAAGTTCAACGTTAGTGATATTAGTATAATAAATTGGGAATCTGAAATGTTATGGTTTCACATGGATAATGCAATGATAAATCAAGTTTCTCCTTTGCCTTTATACCTGTGTGAACTAGCCAAGCTTGATTATTTttttgtgccatgtgcaaaacgTGTTATATATAAAAAATTGTTGAATATTTGATATTAACTCAATCCTTAACAGGAGTAATGAAAAAGATGAAACCTCCTGCATTCAGGATAAATAATCCAAATGTCAAGTAGCCCTTCTGAAACAACTCTTGTTCCATCTTTCAGGTAGATGATGTTAAAACTAAAGGAAAAGATGCACTGCAGCCACGAGCtgatatgattaaagaacaaatagCTCCATTAAGAAGTTGGGTAAGTGAACTTCTCTTGCTATTCTTGTTCGGGCTAAACAATTGTTTTTTGTCCCTTTGGCACATTATACTTCAGCGCATGGAAATGAAACCCAAAAGAAATTTGTTGGAGAGTAACCTCTTAGTGGCACGCTATATCGGAACCTAGATATGGTGTTAAATGGGTAAGGGTCGGATCAACACTCCCTTGGTGATGTCTCTTGTCATGATTTGGGCACGATGTCAAGTGAGCATTGATTGGGGGTTGTTGCTTCCTTAGCGCCGTGTGTGCCCTGTCATGATTTGGGCACAATGTCAAGTGAGCATGGATTGGGTTGCTGCTTCCTTAGCGGCGCGTTACATCGGTGCTTGGGTGTAGTGAAAAATGTGCAAGGGGCTTCACATATCAAC from Zea mays cultivar B73 chromosome 6, Zm-B73-REFERENCE-NAM-5.0, whole genome shotgun sequence harbors:
- the LOC100276401 gene encoding uncharacterized LOC100276401 (The RefSeq protein has 1 substitution compared to this genomic sequence) — its product is MSFLAGRLAAKEGAYFLQESKTAVGRLAEKLPPSASAPGGASAQPSPDVLPEILRHSVPIKGTPPPAEASLSASSRWALPPGGGEAAGLHPDALNPLRSYVSLPQATFGPKRWQLPNEQPNYLASTANERRRDRAPPPLDPENLKAVIAGYSQIGKAFITATFMVFGGATAVLLYTADKLQLHSVDDVKTKGKDALQPRADMIKEQIAPLRSWAEEMSRKWHFEGGKEAKEKSGIVRELSRILGSRTPPG